One genomic region from Equus caballus isolate H_3958 breed thoroughbred chromosome 4, TB-T2T, whole genome shotgun sequence encodes:
- the LOC100066299 gene encoding LOW QUALITY PROTEIN: eukaryotic translation initiation factor 2 subunit 3, Y-linked-like (The sequence of the model RefSeq protein was modified relative to this genomic sequence to represent the inferred CDS: inserted 1 base in 1 codon): MAVGQPHLSRQGLANLDVTKLTPLSHKVISRQATINIGTIGHVAHGKSTVVKAISGVHTVRFKNELERNTTIKLGYVNAKIYKLNDASSPRPECYRSCGSSTPDEFPSDIPGTRRNFRLVRHVSFVDCPGHDILMAIMLNGATVMDAALWLIAGNESCPQPQTSEHLAAIEIMKLKHILILQNKIDLVKESQAKEQYEQILAFVQGTVEEAAPIIPISVQLKYNIEVVCEYIAKKIPVPLRDFTSEPQLIVIRYFAVNKPGCEVDDLKGGRAGGSILKGXLKVGQEIEVRPDIVSKDSEGKLMCKPIFSKIVSLFAEHNDLQYAAPRGLIGVGTKSDPTLCRADRMVGQVLGAVGALPEIFTELEISYFLLRRLLGVRTEEDKKAAKVQKLSKNEVLMVNTGSLSTEGRVSAVKADLGKTVLTNPECTEVGEKIALSQRVEKHWCLIGWGQIRRGVTIKATVADD; the protein is encoded by the exons ATGGCTGTGGGGCAGCCACATCTTTCTCGCCAGGGTCTGGCCAACTTGGATGTTACCAAGTTGACTCCTCTCTCTCACAAAGTTATCAGCAGACAAGCCACAATTAACATAGGTACAATTGGTCATGTTGCTCATGGAAAATCTACAGTTGTAAAAGCTATTTCTGGAGTTCACACTGTCAGGTTCAAAAATGAACTGGAAAGAAATACTACAATCAAGCTTGGATATGTGAATGCCAAGATTTATAAACTTAATGATGCAAGTTCTCCTCGACCAGAATGCTACAGATCCTGTGGAAGCAGTACACCTGATGAATTTCCTTCAGACATTCCAGGGACCAGAAGGAACTTTAGACTTGTCAGACATGTTTCCTTTGTTGACTGTCCTGGCCATGATATTTTGATGGCTATTATGCTGAATGGTGCAACAGTGATGGATGCAGCTCTTTGGTTGATAGCTGGTAATGAATCTTGTCCTCAACCTCAGACTTCTGAACACCTGGCTGCCATAGAAATTATGAAGCTGAAACATATTTTGATTCTACAGAATAAAATTGATTTGGTAAAAGAAAGTCAGGCTAAAGAACAGTATGAACAGATCCTTGCATTTGTACAAGGTACAGTAGAAGAAGCAGCTCCCATTATTCCAATTTCTGTACAGCTGAAATATAATATTGAAGTTGTCTGTGAGTATATTGCAAAGAAAATTCCAGTACCTCTAAGAGACTTTACGTCAGAACCCCAACTTATTGTTATTAGGTACTTTGCTGTCAACAAACCTGGCTGTGAGGTTGATGACCTTAAAGGTGGTAGGGCTGGTGGTAGTATTTTAAAAG GTTTAAAGGTGGGCCAGGAGATAGAAGTCAGACCTGATATTGTTTCCAAAGATAGTGAAGGAAAACTCATGTGTAAACCaatcttttccaaaattgtaTCACTTTTTGCAGAACATAATGATCTTCAGTATGCTGCTCCACGGGGTCTTATTGGAGTTGGAACAAAAAGTGACCCCACTTTGTGCCGGGCTGATAGGATGGTGGGGCAGGTACTTGGTGCAGTTGGAGCTTTACCAGAGATCTTCACAGAATTGGAAATTTCCTATTTCCTACTTAGACGGCTCCTTGGTGTACggacagaggaagacaaaaaaGCAGCAAAGGTGCAAAAGCTGTCTAAGAATGAAGTGCTTATGGTGAACACAGGATCCTTGTCAACAGAAGGAAGAGTGAGTGCAGTTAAGGCTGACTTGGGTAAAACGGTTCTCACTAATCCTGAATGCACGGAAGTAGGAGAAAAAATTGCCCTCAGCCAAagagttgagaaacactggtgtTTAATTGGTTGGGGTCAGATAAGAAGAGGAGTAACCATCAAGGCAACAGTAGCTGATGACTGA